A stretch of the Candidatus Ozemobacteraceae bacterium genome encodes the following:
- a CDS encoding adenylate/guanylate cyclase domain-containing protein has translation MEHARKIEIAPRISRIALACLWLVVFLLPSMLLLGGLHALISRDEQLQRAMIEQFLMEEMKQYEKDLMPQRFFEHCFSHAASTFDAVTSSANPIRSMKRWGASLSADLGSPFHLFAIGDYSGRYFFLEAPRLALEAWPRQRCRQALHELFSLHFVKMSGSSYNKSDYRNAATFLEEIYGPNGTLILYENSSGNPQAIFSRNDPETPIWYSRFIAIRPGTSVPSWHALVTVREDRMNLKKRLAFAASGVINEGFRRTLALVGGSQSPRFIVSAGTLWFVDVLPSEFEKRILRSRTKAAGGRLPMAAVGVPLSAFAHPLRPLLPLIRTAVILLLALSGLSIITLARGSRRLGIGIRGKIVFAIGVGIWIPLFGTILSLLSYQRLHERSYANDTLDEFERYLEATEMKISDVDTLLGLDILDARRRLEGTPETFNFDRIKRLIRFHGSLPFRTNMLTIAADGAEALPDQETIGSAAISGESQEYVLKIFRGFAIDLMFGLGSVQTFQPDPKKQQKLRTMSDVTQGLGDALVDPHFFNRLMTHPGKLLLLPFSQIFERTGAFLLYPGGDRSQPPYALTAMTCLFNRRYQEFLKLAAPVDALLMPPTSGYAVKQALYKFDSKKSLALDKNDFPPVSSLDPDLQRIALQCANEQTDLRYDRSRHARPRLIVARNLRDVPFVGAIIAEPVSGRQSLQLAFAVIGIAFLLFAGASFGTAAMLWRPLKACLTAIRRTASGRYDWQLDVRTGDELETFADALNDMVAGIRERERMSRFVSDDAMAIAASDDDSMMHPGGEYRDVTVMTSDIRDFTTLSEAHPPEEIVAMLNAYFTRMEACIIANGGTIDKFVGDALTAVFRDDSPAGGQAIRACSAALEMRRELAALNRERESSGLFTIRTGIGIASGRVIAGRVGSSSGRLDATFIGEAVLLASFVETRSKLAFRSGIVVAPSTVRLLRGRGRLEFLERVTPEGKSRAFTLYELTDLRDSADEGDA, from the coding sequence ATGGAGCATGCCCGGAAGATAGAAATAGCACCCAGAATATCCCGGATCGCGCTTGCATGCCTCTGGCTGGTCGTTTTCCTGTTGCCCTCGATGCTTCTCCTGGGCGGTCTCCATGCGCTGATATCCCGTGACGAACAACTCCAGAGGGCCATGATCGAACAATTCCTCATGGAGGAAATGAAGCAGTATGAAAAAGACCTCATGCCTCAACGTTTTTTCGAGCACTGCTTCTCGCATGCCGCCTCAACGTTCGATGCCGTCACGTCCTCCGCCAATCCGATCCGCTCCATGAAACGGTGGGGGGCGTCCCTTTCCGCCGATCTCGGCTCTCCGTTCCATCTTTTCGCCATCGGTGATTATTCCGGAAGATATTTTTTCCTCGAGGCCCCCCGACTCGCTCTGGAGGCATGGCCCCGGCAACGATGCCGGCAGGCGCTACATGAACTTTTCAGCCTGCATTTCGTGAAAATGAGCGGCAGTTCCTACAACAAGTCCGATTACCGCAACGCGGCCACGTTTCTCGAGGAGATATATGGACCGAACGGGACCCTGATCCTGTATGAGAACAGTTCGGGCAATCCGCAAGCCATCTTCAGCCGGAACGATCCCGAAACGCCGATCTGGTATTCCCGTTTCATCGCGATCCGCCCCGGGACGAGCGTTCCTTCCTGGCACGCGCTGGTCACCGTCCGCGAGGATCGCATGAATTTGAAAAAAAGACTCGCATTCGCCGCTTCCGGGGTCATAAACGAGGGGTTCAGACGCACCCTGGCGCTGGTGGGCGGTTCGCAGTCCCCGCGCTTCATCGTCAGCGCCGGAACTCTCTGGTTCGTCGATGTCCTGCCGAGCGAGTTCGAAAAACGGATTCTTCGGTCGAGAACGAAGGCTGCAGGCGGACGGCTTCCGATGGCGGCGGTCGGCGTGCCGCTTTCCGCCTTCGCACATCCACTCCGCCCGCTCCTTCCTCTTATCCGCACGGCCGTCATCCTTCTTCTGGCCCTCTCCGGCCTTTCCATCATCACGCTTGCCAGGGGATCCCGGCGCCTCGGCATCGGGATCCGCGGTAAAATAGTATTCGCCATAGGAGTTGGCATCTGGATCCCGCTTTTCGGCACGATCCTTTCCCTCCTTTCGTATCAACGACTTCACGAACGGTCCTACGCCAACGACACGCTCGACGAGTTCGAACGGTATCTCGAGGCGACCGAGATGAAAATTTCCGACGTCGACACCCTCCTGGGACTCGACATCCTCGATGCCCGGAGACGCCTCGAGGGAACTCCGGAAACGTTCAATTTCGACCGCATCAAACGCCTGATCAGGTTTCACGGCAGTCTTCCCTTCAGAACCAACATGCTCACGATTGCGGCGGACGGCGCCGAAGCCCTGCCGGACCAGGAAACCATTGGTTCGGCGGCGATCTCCGGTGAGTCGCAGGAGTACGTTCTGAAGATTTTTCGGGGATTCGCCATCGATCTCATGTTCGGTCTCGGAAGCGTGCAGACGTTCCAGCCGGACCCCAAAAAGCAGCAGAAACTGAGAACCATGTCGGACGTAACCCAGGGGCTCGGCGATGCGCTCGTCGACCCGCATTTCTTCAACCGGCTGATGACGCACCCGGGAAAACTTCTCCTCCTCCCGTTCTCGCAGATTTTCGAACGAACCGGGGCGTTTCTGTTGTATCCCGGCGGAGACCGGAGCCAGCCGCCGTATGCCCTCACGGCGATGACGTGCCTCTTCAACAGGCGGTATCAAGAGTTTCTGAAGCTCGCGGCGCCTGTCGACGCGTTGCTGATGCCCCCGACCAGCGGCTACGCGGTGAAACAGGCGCTGTACAAATTCGACTCGAAAAAGAGTCTTGCTTTGGACAAGAATGATTTTCCGCCGGTCTCCAGCCTCGATCCCGACCTTCAGCGCATCGCTCTCCAATGCGCGAACGAGCAGACCGACCTTCGGTATGATCGTTCCAGGCATGCCCGGCCACGGCTCATCGTCGCCAGGAATCTCCGAGATGTGCCGTTCGTCGGCGCCATCATCGCCGAACCCGTTTCAGGCCGTCAGAGCCTGCAACTGGCGTTCGCCGTCATCGGAATCGCGTTTCTGTTGTTCGCCGGCGCCTCGTTCGGAACGGCCGCGATGCTGTGGCGCCCGCTCAAAGCGTGTCTGACAGCCATCCGCCGAACCGCGTCCGGCCGCTATGACTGGCAGCTCGACGTTCGCACCGGGGACGAGCTTGAAACGTTCGCGGATGCGCTGAACGACATGGTTGCGGGAATCAGGGAGCGCGAGCGGATGAGCAGGTTCGTATCCGACGATGCGATGGCAATCGCCGCATCGGACGACGATTCCATGATGCATCCCGGCGGCGAGTATCGGGACGTGACGGTGATGACGTCCGACATCCGCGACTTCACCACCCTCTCCGAAGCTCATCCTCCCGAGGAGATCGTTGCGATGCTCAATGCCTACTTCACCCGCATGGAGGCCTGCATCATCGCGAACGGGGGCACCATCGACAAGTTCGTCGGCGACGCACTCACGGCCGTGTTCCGCGATGACTCACCTGCGGGCGGCCAGGCCATCAGAGCATGTTCCGCGGCTCTGGAGATGCGGCGCGAGCTTGCCGCGTTGAACCGGGAGCGTGAGTCTTCCGGCCTGTTCACGATCAGGACTGGTATCGGCATCGCAAGCGGGCGCGTCATCGCGGGTCGGGTCGGCTCGAGTTCCGGACGTCTCGACGCGACGTTCATCGGGGAGGCCGTGCTGCTGGCCTCGTTCGTCGAAACTCGGTCGAAACTGGCCTTCAGAAGCGGCATCGTGGTGGCGCCGTCGACGGTCCGGCTTCTGCGCGGCCGCGGCCGGCTCGAGTTTCTCGAACGCGTCACGCCCGAGGGAAAGAGCCGGGCTTTTACACTGTATGAGCTGACCGACCTGCGCGACTCAGCCGATGAAGGCGATGCATGA
- a CDS encoding SAM-dependent methyltransferase — MASEPRIGFVCAIGWEQPLIDELTAVAPGAEASAAAPGLVTARRIPALMRCDTVFARNRLPDLVRITADGARDLARLAGEGADALLDSVSMNWTAGFSTPDAWTCESETYADIHARASLVSDLFDERMRTYRKRATERRRPWQEIAEAGRGIVVTGLLTKKDELWLSVAQLGRDAAGIMAPAPWPSPDVLIGHDPVAPCRSYYKLEEAWLEAGTAPKRGQTCVDIGAAPGGWTWSALRRGARVTAVDAADLDRRIAADANCEHRRDNGYEYMPEKPVDWLLCDMIVRPMATLGLVERWLEAGLCRGFVVNVKFRGKDPSSILDAIERLGKRFALDRLRVKHLFHDRNEITLICPPDAGERRPKRRR; from the coding sequence ATGGCCTCTGAACCCCGCATCGGGTTCGTCTGCGCGATCGGCTGGGAACAGCCCCTCATCGACGAACTGACGGCCGTCGCGCCGGGAGCCGAAGCCTCCGCCGCCGCCCCCGGTCTCGTGACGGCCAGGCGCATCCCGGCCCTGATGCGGTGCGACACGGTCTTCGCGCGGAACCGTCTCCCGGACCTCGTTCGGATCACGGCCGACGGCGCTCGTGACCTCGCCAGGCTCGCGGGAGAGGGGGCGGATGCGCTGCTCGATTCCGTCTCGATGAACTGGACCGCCGGCTTCTCGACCCCGGACGCGTGGACGTGCGAATCCGAAACGTACGCCGATATTCATGCGCGGGCGTCCCTCGTCTCGGACCTGTTCGACGAGCGGATGCGAACCTACCGGAAACGCGCTACCGAGCGGCGACGGCCTTGGCAGGAGATCGCGGAGGCCGGCCGCGGGATCGTCGTGACGGGCCTTTTGACGAAAAAGGACGAGCTCTGGCTCAGCGTCGCGCAACTGGGGCGCGATGCCGCCGGCATCATGGCGCCGGCGCCGTGGCCTTCTCCCGACGTTCTCATCGGGCACGACCCCGTCGCACCCTGCCGCTCCTATTACAAACTCGAGGAGGCCTGGCTCGAGGCCGGAACTGCGCCGAAGCGTGGCCAGACCTGCGTCGACATCGGCGCGGCGCCGGGCGGCTGGACCTGGTCGGCCCTCCGGCGGGGCGCGCGCGTCACGGCCGTCGACGCGGCGGATCTCGACCGGCGGATCGCGGCCGATGCGAACTGCGAGCACCGTCGGGACAACGGCTACGAATACATGCCGGAAAAACCCGTCGACTGGCTGCTGTGCGACATGATCGTGCGGCCGATGGCGACGCTCGGCCTCGTCGAACGCTGGCTTGAAGCCGGCCTGTGCCGCGGTTTCGTCGTGAACGTCAAGTTCCGCGGGAAAGACCCTTCTTCTATTCTTGATGCTATAGAAAGGCTCGGAAAGCGGTTCGCTCTCGACCGGCTCCGGGTGAAACACCTGTTCCACGACCGGAACGAGATCACCCTCATCTGCCCGCCGGATGCCGGGGAACGCCGGCCGAAGCGCCGCCGCTGA